One window of Psychrobacillus sp. FSL H8-0483 genomic DNA carries:
- a CDS encoding DUF3052 domain-containing protein yields the protein MSEIHPILKKLQWKETGKAVLVLNAPSSYEETTTTFEGRVDKEVVEEKYGFVQVFGTSNEEVSTLSKSVVNVLEEDGILWLCYPKKSSKAYKGSDCSRDTVAKLLANEGFEPVRNVAIDEDWSALRFRKVENIKKMVRKFAHTEAGKKRTNDQ from the coding sequence ATGTCTGAAATTCATCCGATATTAAAAAAACTTCAATGGAAAGAAACGGGAAAAGCTGTACTTGTTTTGAATGCTCCATCGTCATATGAGGAGACTACTACTACTTTTGAGGGAAGAGTTGACAAAGAAGTTGTAGAGGAAAAGTATGGGTTTGTTCAAGTATTCGGAACTTCCAATGAAGAAGTTTCAACACTTTCAAAATCAGTTGTGAATGTTTTAGAAGAAGATGGCATTTTGTGGTTATGCTATCCCAAAAAGTCCTCAAAAGCTTACAAAGGATCAGACTGTAGCAGAGATACAGTTGCAAAATTACTTGCAAATGAAGGATTTGAACCAGTTCGAAATGTAGCAATTGATGAGGACTGGTCTGCCCTTCGATTTAGAAAAGTGGAAAACATCAAAAAGATGGTTAGAAAATTTGCTCATACAGAAGCAGGAAAAAAGCGCACGAATGATCAATGA
- a CDS encoding YfbR-like 5'-deoxynucleotidase, with protein MGIHKFFMSMNDLERIIRAPGRFKFEDHNVAAHSWKVSQYAMFFATIEENNGATVNWKSLYEKTINHDFAEIFIGDIKTPVKHASPELKLMLTHVEEKMMEKFILDEIPKEFQPVFFDRMKEGKDETIEGRLLELADKLDQVYEAFAELQRGNTDAEFVKMYENALRKILHIPLEKSISYFKDVMLQDIMAEDSVIDVKSITLQILVE; from the coding sequence ATGGGTATTCATAAATTTTTTATGAGCATGAACGATTTAGAAAGAATTATACGTGCCCCAGGACGTTTTAAGTTTGAGGACCATAATGTAGCTGCGCATTCATGGAAGGTTTCACAATATGCGATGTTTTTTGCAACGATCGAAGAGAATAATGGTGCGACTGTTAACTGGAAGTCTCTTTACGAAAAGACGATTAACCATGACTTTGCCGAAATTTTTATCGGTGACATAAAAACACCCGTTAAACATGCATCCCCAGAACTGAAACTAATGCTTACACATGTAGAAGAAAAAATGATGGAAAAATTTATTTTAGATGAAATTCCAAAAGAGTTCCAGCCTGTATTTTTTGACCGTATGAAAGAGGGTAAAGACGAGACAATTGAGGGGCGCTTACTAGAACTTGCTGATAAGCTAGATCAAGTATATGAAGCTTTTGCAGAGCTGCAACGTGGCAATACGGATGCTGAATTTGTGAAAATGTATGAGAATGCATTAAGAAAAATTCTTCACATCCCTCTTGAAAAAAGTATATCTTATTTCAAAGATGTCATGCTTCAAGACATTATGGCAGAAGACTCTGTGATAGATGTAAAATCCATCACTTTACAAATTTTAGTGGAGTAA
- a CDS encoding GntR family transcriptional regulator — translation MPIPVNHTKPVRTTAKLHAFNQIQQWIIDGTLQPDEKINDIELAQALGVSRTPIRESLQLLESQGFVTMQPGRATQVTTVEKEDIHNLLPPLAVLQALAAELATPNMDEATLQLLEEKNKEFADAIYAKQYIIALNFDEEFHKIIVDRANNSYIISMVEMLQAHVRRLFYYESNILREHSIVQHAEIIRLFREKDTQKLTEVMRSNWIYSIEGY, via the coding sequence ATGCCTATACCAGTTAATCACACAAAACCTGTCCGTACTACCGCAAAGCTCCATGCGTTCAATCAAATACAACAGTGGATTATAGATGGTACACTTCAACCGGATGAGAAAATTAATGATATTGAACTTGCACAAGCATTAGGGGTCAGTAGAACTCCTATTCGTGAATCACTACAACTTTTAGAATCCCAAGGTTTTGTTACGATGCAACCAGGGAGAGCTACACAAGTAACAACAGTAGAAAAAGAGGATATTCATAATTTATTACCACCATTAGCAGTATTACAGGCGCTTGCGGCAGAGCTTGCTACTCCAAATATGGATGAGGCTACTTTACAATTATTAGAAGAAAAAAACAAGGAGTTTGCTGATGCAATTTATGCTAAACAATATATAATTGCTCTGAATTTTGACGAGGAATTCCATAAGATAATCGTTGACCGTGCAAACAACTCATACATAATTTCTATGGTTGAAATGCTTCAAGCACATGTACGTAGATTATTTTATTACGAAAGTAATATCTTAAGAGAACACTCAATCGTCCAGCACGCGGAGATTATTCGTTTATTTAGAGAAAAAGACACACAAAAATTAACAGAAGTAATGCGTTCTAACTGGATTTATTCAATTGAAGGCTATTAA
- the brnQ gene encoding branched-chain amino acid transport system II carrier protein yields MNNKLSFSNHLVIGVMLFALFFGAGNLIFPASLGQNAGTNVWIAVIGFLITGIGLPFLGTLAMGFSGSKNLQELSSRVHPKFAVIFTSLLYLTIGPFFAMPRTGAVSFEIGILPFMNPDYAQIGLLVFTIIFFGVTLWLSLNPSKIVDNVGKYLSPGILIGLFFLLFFVVIKPMGEFGQPQGNYVDNAFMTGFTDGYNTMDALASLVFGIIVINAIRSMGVTSTKGILVATAKSGAIAVFFLGVIYAGIGYLGATSVNLFGLFDNGGPVLSSASEHYFGSYGAVLLSVIILLACLTTSIGLLTACGEYFHTLMPKISYKAFVIFFSVLTCVIANFGLSNIITYSIPVLMLLYPLAIVIIFLTFLSPLFNHARIVYVTVVFVTFLISVVDGFKSLCDSLGIEYFSWLKPIVSFYDGFLPFYGVGLGWLIPFIILTLITGLFARIQKA; encoded by the coding sequence ATGAACAATAAATTATCATTTTCCAATCATTTAGTGATTGGAGTAATGCTATTTGCATTGTTTTTTGGAGCGGGTAATTTAATTTTTCCTGCAAGCTTAGGACAAAATGCAGGAACAAATGTATGGATAGCAGTAATTGGGTTTTTAATTACGGGAATAGGATTACCTTTTTTAGGGACACTTGCAATGGGGTTTTCCGGAAGCAAAAACTTGCAGGAGCTATCGAGTAGAGTTCATCCTAAATTTGCAGTTATCTTTACATCATTGCTGTACTTAACAATCGGGCCATTTTTTGCAATGCCAAGAACAGGTGCGGTTTCATTTGAAATAGGTATTTTACCATTTATGAATCCAGATTATGCACAGATTGGATTATTGGTATTCACCATTATTTTCTTTGGAGTTACGTTATGGTTATCATTGAATCCATCTAAAATTGTAGATAATGTAGGGAAGTATTTGTCTCCTGGTATTTTAATCGGTCTATTCTTCTTATTATTTTTTGTAGTGATAAAACCAATGGGAGAATTTGGACAACCTCAAGGAAACTATGTAGACAATGCGTTTATGACAGGGTTCACAGATGGTTACAATACAATGGACGCTTTAGCTTCCTTAGTTTTTGGGATTATTGTTATTAATGCAATACGTTCGATGGGTGTGACGTCAACGAAAGGTATTCTTGTAGCAACAGCTAAATCAGGTGCGATTGCCGTATTTTTCCTTGGTGTAATCTATGCTGGTATTGGTTATCTAGGAGCAACAAGTGTAAATCTCTTTGGTCTGTTTGACAATGGAGGTCCTGTTTTAAGTAGTGCTTCTGAGCATTATTTTGGATCCTACGGAGCGGTACTTTTGTCCGTTATTATTTTGCTAGCTTGTTTAACAACTAGTATTGGTTTATTGACTGCTTGCGGGGAGTATTTTCATACGTTAATGCCGAAGATTAGCTATAAAGCATTTGTTATTTTTTTCAGTGTATTGACTTGTGTGATTGCAAACTTCGGTTTATCTAATATTATTACGTATTCCATCCCAGTATTAATGTTGTTGTATCCTTTAGCAATCGTTATAATCTTTTTAACATTCTTGTCTCCACTGTTTAATCACGCGAGAATAGTATATGTTACTGTGGTATTCGTAACCTTTTTAATAAGCGTTGTAGATGGATTTAAATCTCTTTGCGATTCACTTGGAATAGAGTATTTCAGCTGGTTAAAACCTATAGTATCTTTTTATGATGGATTCTTACCGTTTTATGGAGTTGGTTTAGGGTGGTTAATTCCCTTCATCATTTTAACCCTTATTACTGGCTTGTTTGCAAGAATTCAAAAAGCATAA
- a CDS encoding Na+/H+ antiporter subunit G: MSVSQIIEIVAALTVLLGSIMSVISAFGIIRLPDVYTRSHAATKSSTVAVLLSLSGAFVYFWVHEGFISIRLILGILFVFLTAPVAGHLLIRAAYRSNVKLTENSSDDSL, from the coding sequence TTGAGCGTAAGTCAGATAATTGAGATAGTGGCAGCTCTTACTGTATTGTTAGGAAGTATAATGAGTGTCATTAGTGCTTTTGGGATTATTCGACTTCCTGATGTGTATACTCGCTCACATGCTGCTACAAAAAGCTCTACGGTGGCAGTGCTATTATCCCTTTCAGGAGCATTTGTATACTTTTGGGTTCATGAAGGATTTATAAGCATTCGATTAATACTTGGTATATTATTCGTATTCTTAACTGCACCAGTTGCGGGACATCTTCTTATACGAGCGGCTTATCGCTCCAATGTAAAGCTTACTGAAAATTCATCTGATGATTCCCTATAA
- a CDS encoding Na(+)/H(+) antiporter subunit F1 → MVEKILLISLALFSLSIAIALYRIIKGPSMPDRAVALDVIGVNLISIIALVSIVLKTKAFLEAILILGILAFISTIAISKYIERGVIVERKSDN, encoded by the coding sequence ATGGTAGAAAAAATACTTTTGATCTCCCTCGCATTGTTTTCTTTATCTATAGCAATTGCCCTTTATCGAATTATTAAAGGACCTTCTATGCCAGACCGAGCAGTCGCCTTGGATGTGATAGGCGTAAACTTAATCTCGATAATTGCTCTTGTATCGATTGTATTAAAAACAAAAGCCTTTTTGGAAGCAATTCTTATTTTAGGAATTCTCGCTTTCATCAGTACAATTGCTATATCAAAGTATATTGAAAGGGGGGTTATCGTTGAGCGTAAGTCAGATAATTGA
- a CDS encoding Na+/H+ antiporter subunit E — MSAQFLLNLFIAFLWMLLKDEDELKLTTFFSGFIVGIVIVFLMHRFFGSQFYLRRLFSIIKLVFIFISELATSSVLISRQILSPKLNIKPGIFTYKTELRGDWEITTLAMLLTLTPGSVVMEVNPEGNMFYIHAMDIEKSKADVLRSLTKFEKAIMEVTR; from the coding sequence ATGTCAGCACAGTTTTTACTTAATTTGTTTATTGCATTCCTTTGGATGCTTTTAAAGGATGAAGACGAGCTGAAGCTTACCACCTTTTTCAGTGGATTCATTGTTGGGATAGTAATTGTCTTCTTAATGCACCGTTTTTTCGGTAGTCAATTTTACTTGAGAAGATTATTTTCCATTATTAAGTTAGTTTTCATATTTATTTCGGAATTAGCTACTTCGAGTGTGCTTATCAGCAGACAGATTTTAAGTCCAAAGTTAAATATAAAGCCCGGTATTTTTACATATAAAACAGAACTACGGGGTGATTGGGAAATAACGACTCTTGCGATGTTACTTACATTGACACCAGGATCAGTAGTAATGGAAGTAAATCCTGAAGGTAATATGTTTTATATTCATGCAATGGATATAGAAAAGTCAAAAGCAGATGTCTTACGATCTCTTACAAAGTTTGAAAAAGCGATTATGGAGGTGACTCGTTAA
- a CDS encoding Na+/H+ antiporter subunit D: MNNIIVLPLIIPIMVGVFLVFLRPYVRVQRVISLLTMIGIAGISVYILNAIQQEGILRLDFGGWEPPFGILFVADSFAMLFVLTASIVTAICLIYAFSTIGEDHEKMFFYPFVLFLVAGVNGSFLTGDLFNLFVCFEVMLLASYVLITFGGKKAQLRESIKYVVINVLSSWFFLVALSYLYGTVGTLNMAHLSERVAEAGQGPLLTTISILFLIVFSLKAGLLLFYWLPGSYSVPPTAIAALFGALLTKVGIYALFRTFTLIFYHEPAITHTLIGIMAGITLIVGCIGAIAYKDVRIIASYNVVIAVGFILIGLAVATPVSIEGSIYYVIHDMIAKAMLFLLAGTMIILTGKTKITEMSGLIRNYPLFGWMFFIVTCSLAGIPPLSGFVGKILVGQGAIESGSYVLLALAFISSIVVLYSLLRIFLNSIFGETIISPEDEVPLKAGMIIPIVLLGVGTIFLGLGAEFISGYVSNAAHTLSNPTVYIDAVLGGNKQWER, from the coding sequence ATGAATAATATAATTGTTTTACCTTTAATAATTCCCATTATGGTGGGAGTTTTCCTCGTATTTCTTCGACCATATGTGCGTGTGCAACGTGTTATAAGTTTATTGACGATGATTGGAATTGCAGGAATCAGTGTATATATTTTAAATGCAATTCAACAAGAAGGAATTCTACGATTGGATTTTGGTGGCTGGGAGCCTCCTTTTGGCATACTCTTTGTAGCAGATTCCTTTGCTATGCTATTCGTGTTAACTGCTAGTATAGTTACGGCAATTTGTTTGATCTACGCTTTTTCTACTATTGGAGAAGACCACGAAAAGATGTTCTTTTATCCATTTGTTTTATTTTTAGTAGCTGGAGTAAATGGTTCATTTTTAACGGGAGATTTATTTAACTTATTCGTATGCTTTGAAGTGATGTTACTAGCTTCTTATGTCTTAATAACATTTGGTGGAAAGAAAGCGCAGTTAAGAGAATCTATTAAATATGTAGTTATTAATGTACTTTCGTCATGGTTTTTCTTAGTTGCACTTTCTTATCTGTATGGTACTGTTGGTACGTTGAATATGGCCCACTTATCGGAGAGGGTTGCAGAAGCGGGACAAGGTCCGTTGCTTACTACAATCAGTATTTTATTTTTAATTGTCTTTAGTTTAAAAGCAGGGTTGTTACTGTTCTACTGGCTTCCTGGATCTTATAGTGTTCCTCCAACAGCTATTGCTGCATTGTTCGGAGCGTTGTTAACGAAGGTAGGTATCTATGCACTTTTCCGTACATTTACATTAATTTTCTATCATGAACCAGCTATTACCCACACGTTAATCGGAATAATGGCCGGAATTACGCTCATTGTCGGATGTATTGGAGCGATAGCATATAAAGATGTTCGAATAATTGCTTCCTATAATGTAGTCATTGCAGTCGGGTTTATTTTAATTGGTTTAGCGGTTGCTACACCAGTATCGATAGAGGGATCGATTTACTATGTGATTCACGACATGATTGCGAAGGCTATGCTGTTTTTACTAGCTGGAACAATGATCATATTAACAGGAAAAACAAAAATTACGGAAATGAGTGGGCTAATACGAAATTACCCCTTATTTGGTTGGATGTTTTTCATTGTGACTTGCTCTCTTGCGGGTATTCCACCGCTTAGTGGGTTCGTTGGAAAAATATTAGTAGGACAAGGTGCAATAGAGTCGGGCTCCTATGTTTTATTAGCCCTTGCGTTTATCTCCAGTATTGTGGTGTTGTATTCGCTCCTTCGTATTTTCTTAAACTCTATTTTTGGGGAAACGATCATTAGTCCAGAAGATGAAGTTCCATTGAAGGCAGGAATGATTATACCAATTGTGCTACTTGGAGTAGGGACAATTTTTCTTGGACTTGGTGCAGAATTTATATCAGGTTATGTAAGTAATGCTGCACACACACTATCCAATCCAACTGTTTATATTGATGCAGTTTTAGGTGGAAATAAGCAATGGGAGAGGTGA
- a CDS encoding Na(+)/H(+) antiporter subunit C has protein sequence METLIVILIGILVAVATYLILSRNIIRVILGTAVLSHAVHLLILTMGDLKRGNVPLLKEADAPYTDALPQALILTAIVISFAVTAFILVLAYRAYQDIGTDDLDALRGTNDE, from the coding sequence ATGGAAACGTTAATTGTAATATTAATAGGAATATTAGTTGCCGTTGCTACCTATTTAATCCTCTCTCGAAATATTATACGAGTAATACTAGGGACGGCTGTACTTTCTCATGCGGTCCACCTACTTATATTAACAATGGGTGATTTGAAAAGAGGAAATGTACCATTGTTAAAGGAAGCAGATGCTCCTTATACAGATGCACTGCCACAAGCGTTAATCTTAACTGCTATCGTTATTAGTTTTGCAGTAACAGCGTTTATCCTTGTGCTTGCGTATCGAGCGTATCAAGATATTGGTACGGATGATCTTGATGCATTGAGAGGAACAAATGATGAATAA
- a CDS encoding Na(+)/H(+) antiporter subunit B, producing the protein MKINDVILRTVTRIVVFIILTFGVYLFLSGHNTPGGGFIGGLVLASAIVLLYLSNDIETVQKSLPLDFKLVAAFGVLLATSTGFGSLFFGVPFMSQTFAYFELPIFGETELTTVTIFEAGVALAVVGVVVTIILSISEDV; encoded by the coding sequence TTGAAAATTAATGATGTCATCCTACGTACAGTTACTAGAATTGTCGTGTTTATCATTTTGACCTTTGGTGTGTATTTATTCCTGTCCGGTCATAATACGCCTGGTGGGGGATTTATCGGCGGATTAGTGTTAGCATCAGCCATTGTACTTTTATATTTATCAAATGATATTGAAACGGTTCAAAAAAGTCTACCATTAGATTTCAAGCTAGTTGCAGCTTTTGGTGTGCTATTAGCTACATCTACAGGCTTTGGTTCACTATTTTTCGGTGTCCCATTCATGTCTCAAACATTTGCTTATTTTGAACTACCTATATTCGGTGAAACAGAGCTAACAACAGTAACTATCTTTGAAGCAGGGGTAGCTTTGGCTGTCGTTGGAGTAGTGGTAACAATAATTTTAAGTATAAGTGAGGATGTATAG
- a CDS encoding Na+/H+ antiporter subunit A, protein MFSVTFAIIIPFIIAALVPLIYRRFKFFHIGWFVMLVPITLFIILARLIPSIASGKTFVHTYKWIPALDINFTTYLDGLSMILGLLITGVGSLVILYSIFYLSTKESLQHFYCYLLLFMGAMLGVVFSDNLMVLYVFWELTSVSSFLLIAFWHHRKGSRQGAQKAMLITVSGGIAMLVGFIMLHMITGSFSIREIVATIGNFTEHSLFIPAMILVLLGAFTKSAQFPFHIWLPDAMEAPTPVSAYLHSATMVKAGIYLVARFTPVFGGDQIWFWTVSGVGMITLFWGSFNAVRQTDLKALLAYSTVSQLGLIMSLLGLGSIALQFGYSNNSILYTQATFAALFHLINHSTFKGALFMVVGIVDHELGTRDIRRLGGLMAFMPFTFTVAVIGSLSMAGLPPFNGFLSKEMFFTATVQIMKADVFSVQSIGIIFPVVAWVASVFTFVYCMIIIFKTFLGPAQPEKLDKPIHEAPIGMLIAPMILAAFVVGIFFFPNLLGAYILQPAMASIYPTFGNPANLTPSISAWHGLNIELLMTVGVILIGFILFNLLKKWKPIYGLLSSKYTFNAYYNNLLSFAEKQSTIVTNGYMTGLLRDYLVYIYAFFILTVGGFFFYSGAFSFDPSTNASIRVYEVILVGVMAIAGVAMLFAKSRMTATLLNGVLGYSIAVFFVIFRAPDLALTQLVVESVTTALFLLAFSHLPDWKKEKVSTKTKMTNAVVSVGVGLVVVLVALSVLNYDQFDSISVYFEDAYKLAGGANIVNAILGDFRGFDTMLEVVVLFIAGLGVYTMIKLRAKKEDADIEN, encoded by the coding sequence TTGTTTTCAGTTACTTTCGCTATTATTATCCCATTTATAATAGCTGCACTCGTACCACTCATCTATAGGCGATTCAAATTCTTCCATATTGGTTGGTTTGTTATGCTAGTACCCATTACGTTGTTTATCATACTTGCTAGGCTAATTCCCTCGATAGCAAGTGGTAAAACATTTGTCCATACATATAAATGGATTCCCGCATTAGATATTAACTTCACTACTTATTTAGACGGTTTAAGTATGATATTAGGATTACTCATTACTGGTGTAGGTAGTTTAGTAATTTTATATTCCATTTTTTACCTTTCCACTAAAGAATCTCTACAACACTTTTACTGCTATTTATTATTATTTATGGGTGCGATGTTAGGTGTCGTTTTTTCGGATAATCTAATGGTCTTATATGTTTTTTGGGAATTAACAAGCGTTTCTTCTTTCTTATTAATTGCCTTCTGGCATCACCGTAAAGGTTCTAGACAAGGTGCTCAAAAAGCTATGCTAATTACGGTAAGTGGTGGAATTGCCATGCTTGTTGGTTTTATTATGCTCCATATGATAACTGGTTCCTTTAGTATTCGGGAAATTGTAGCTACTATCGGGAATTTTACAGAGCATTCCTTATTTATCCCAGCAATGATTTTAGTATTACTAGGGGCATTTACAAAATCTGCACAGTTTCCTTTCCATATTTGGCTGCCAGATGCAATGGAAGCACCGACTCCAGTAAGTGCATACTTGCATTCTGCAACGATGGTGAAAGCTGGTATATATTTGGTTGCTCGCTTTACACCTGTTTTTGGTGGAGATCAAATCTGGTTCTGGACAGTAAGTGGAGTAGGAATGATTACATTATTCTGGGGATCTTTTAATGCAGTTCGGCAAACAGACCTGAAGGCATTATTAGCTTACTCTACTGTCAGTCAGTTGGGTCTTATTATGAGTTTACTTGGGTTAGGTTCGATTGCGTTGCAGTTTGGATACTCAAACAATTCTATTTTGTATACGCAAGCTACTTTTGCAGCATTGTTCCATTTAATTAATCATTCCACATTTAAAGGTGCTTTATTTATGGTCGTAGGGATTGTCGATCATGAGCTAGGTACACGTGATATTAGAAGATTAGGCGGTTTAATGGCTTTCATGCCATTTACGTTTACTGTAGCGGTTATTGGAAGTTTATCAATGGCAGGATTGCCACCGTTTAATGGTTTTTTAAGTAAGGAAATGTTTTTTACAGCCACTGTTCAAATAATGAAGGCAGATGTATTTTCAGTGCAATCAATCGGTATCATTTTTCCTGTCGTTGCATGGGTAGCGAGTGTGTTTACGTTCGTTTACTGTATGATTATTATCTTCAAAACATTTCTGGGACCTGCCCAGCCTGAAAAATTGGACAAACCTATTCATGAAGCACCGATTGGTATGTTGATTGCTCCCATGATTTTAGCTGCGTTTGTGGTAGGTATTTTCTTCTTCCCAAACCTTTTGGGAGCGTATATACTTCAACCGGCAATGGCAAGTATTTATCCTACCTTTGGAAATCCAGCAAACCTCACACCTTCCATCTCTGCGTGGCATGGCCTTAATATAGAGTTGCTTATGACAGTTGGAGTTATTTTAATTGGATTTATTTTGTTTAATTTGCTCAAGAAGTGGAAGCCGATTTATGGTTTACTATCTTCCAAATACACGTTTAATGCCTATTATAATAATTTATTATCTTTTGCTGAAAAGCAATCTACAATTGTAACAAACGGCTATATGACAGGTCTCTTAAGAGACTACTTAGTATATATTTATGCTTTCTTTATTTTAACTGTTGGGGGCTTCTTTTTTTACTCGGGGGCATTTTCTTTTGACCCATCTACGAATGCATCCATTCGAGTATATGAAGTCATTTTAGTTGGTGTTATGGCGATTGCAGGGGTAGCCATGCTCTTTGCCAAATCACGCATGACCGCAACATTGTTAAATGGAGTTTTAGGATATTCTATCGCAGTCTTCTTCGTTATCTTCCGAGCACCTGATTTGGCACTGACACAATTAGTTGTAGAATCGGTGACTACCGCTTTATTTCTTTTAGCCTTTTCACATCTGCCTGATTGGAAGAAAGAGAAAGTCTCTACTAAAACAAAAATGACCAATGCAGTTGTTTCAGTAGGGGTTGGATTGGTTGTTGTGTTAGTTGCACTATCGGTATTAAACTACGATCAATTCGATTCTATTTCCGTGTATTTTGAAGATGCGTATAAATTAGCTGGCGGTGCGAATATCGTCAATGCGATCTTAGGAGATTTCCGTGGATTTGATACGATGCTTGAAGTGGTCGTTCTTTTTATAGCGGGATTGGGTGTATATACTATGATAAAGTTAAGGGCCAAAAAGGAGGATGCAGATATTGAAAATTAA
- a CDS encoding histidine kinase, with protein sequence MKHAKGRMDESILVCVYYGPNGERLIKRGHKMASMLDCPLYILTVDPLPFDAFNAEKSGYIEQWKTLSEELEVEEFIIRDNEKRPSPKVIKEVAHQLNITQIIIGQTAQSRWEEITKGSFMNVLLKEIPFVDFHVVSVERSVKAEEDGIFEKGVRAYLVPDEDSYKVSFTCAKNMCQEGIFFKEIGTDFDNGIFKFMHNNKMQQVHIQDNLVTDPSQVPDDCSLKIR encoded by the coding sequence GTGAAACACGCTAAAGGTAGAATGGATGAAAGTATACTTGTCTGCGTATACTATGGACCTAATGGAGAGCGACTGATAAAAAGAGGACATAAAATGGCAAGTATGTTGGATTGTCCACTTTACATTTTAACAGTTGATCCACTTCCATTTGATGCATTCAATGCCGAAAAATCTGGTTATATTGAACAATGGAAAACATTATCGGAGGAATTGGAAGTAGAAGAGTTTATCATTCGTGATAACGAAAAACGTCCTTCTCCAAAGGTAATTAAGGAAGTTGCGCACCAATTAAATATTACGCAAATCATTATTGGACAAACCGCCCAAAGTAGATGGGAAGAAATTACAAAAGGTTCTTTTATGAATGTTTTATTAAAAGAAATCCCATTTGTGGACTTCCATGTTGTTTCTGTTGAAAGATCCGTCAAGGCTGAAGAAGATGGCATTTTTGAAAAAGGGGTCCGCGCTTACCTAGTACCAGATGAAGACTCTTATAAAGTTTCTTTTACTTGTGCCAAAAATATGTGCCAAGAAGGCATTTTCTTTAAAGAAATTGGAACAGATTTCGACAATGGAATCTTTAAATTTATGCATAACAACAAAATGCAACAAGTCCATATCCAAGATAATTTAGTAACGGATCCCTCACAAGTTCCAGATGACTGTAGCTTAAAAATTCGATAA